GAACCGGGGACAGAGGTTGCCTTCGAACAAGTCCTCCTCGTCCACGGCCCTGCCACCAGTGGCCCTGCCACCAAAATCGGCACGCCGTATCTGGCCGGCGCCAAGGTGATGGGAAAAATCGTCTCGCAGACCAAGGGGGACAAGGTTGTCATTTACAAGTACAAGCGCCGGAAAGGGTACCACAAAAAACAGGGACACCGGCAACAACTGACCGAGGTTCAGATCGAAGAAATTAGAGGTTAATTGTGGCCCATAAAAAGGCAGGCGGATCATCCAGAAACGGGCGGGACTCGCCGGGGCAGAGGCTCGGCGTCAAGCGCTTTGGCGGGGAGCATGTGAATGCCGGCGCAATCATCGTCCGTCAGCGCGGCACACAGGTGCACCCCGGCCTCAATGTCGGCGTCGGTTCCGACCACACGCTTTATGCCCGCGTGACCGGCCGCTTGGCCTTTTCGCGCTATAGCGGCGATCGAAAAAAAGTAAGCGTTATTCCCGCGTAAGGGGTTAAAGACTTGTGGGTTCAAAAAGCCATCCGCAAAACGGG
Above is a genomic segment from Deltaproteobacteria bacterium containing:
- the rpmA gene encoding 50S ribosomal protein L27 — its product is MAHKKAGGSSRNGRDSPGQRLGVKRFGGEHVNAGAIIVRQRGTQVHPGLNVGVGSDHTLYARVTGRLAFSRYSGDRKKVSVIPA
- the rplU gene encoding 50S ribosomal protein L21; translated protein: MQAVIQTGGKQYNVSKGERLLIEKIPGEPGTEVAFEQVLLVHGPATSGPATKIGTPYLAGAKVMGKIVSQTKGDKVVIYKYKRRKGYHKKQGHRQQLTEVQIEEIRG